In the Arachis ipaensis cultivar K30076 chromosome B10, Araip1.1, whole genome shotgun sequence genome, one interval contains:
- the LOC107620381 gene encoding uncharacterized protein LOC107620381 (The sequence of the model RefSeq protein was modified relative to this genomic sequence to represent the inferred CDS: added 4 bases not found in genome assembly) gives IPKPFYSKRPHPHSVILHPPPLSETEKKISPKPPSRIPRFTHFQHELANSQEALLVDAADSSNIKLVRAFYDALSARDSHAVLNLVAPDLEWWFHGPPSCQFLKLLLTGESSSSASTAADSFEFVPLSVVSFGSTVIAEGRDAVRSVAWVHAWTVTDGIITQVREYFNTSLTVTKIGDSDSDSDSGESEIVPASSDSGGFPCVWESSVSGFTGKSVPGLVLAI, from the coding sequence ATACCAAAACCTTTTTATTCAAAACGACCTCATCCTCATTCAGTTATTCTTCATCCCCCTCCCCTAtctgaaacagaaaagaaaataagccCAAAACCACCTTCTAGAATCCCTCGATTCACACACTTTCAGCACGAACTGGCTAACTCTCAGGAAGCCTTGTTGGTGGACGCTGCTGACTCCAGCAACATTAAGCTGGTTCGAGCATTTTATGACGCCCTAAGTGCGCGTGACTCTCACGCAGTCCTTAATCTCGTGGCTCCAGACCTCGAGTGGTGGTTCCATGGTCCACCGTCCTGCCAGTTCCTGAAGCTCTTGCTAACCGGAGAATCCTCCTCCTCCGCTTCCACCGCTGCAGACTCCTTCGAGTTTGTTCCGCTCTCCGTCGTATCCTTTGGTAGCACCGTCATCGCCGAGGGCCGCGACGCCGTGCGCTCCGTCGCCTGGGTCCACGCCTGGACAGTCACGGATGGGATAATCACCCAGGTCAGGGAGTACTTCAACACTTCCTTAACCGTTACCAAGATCGGAGACTCTGATTCCGATTCAGATTCCGGTGAATCGGAAATTGTTCCGGCGAGCTCTGACTCCGGAGGGTTCCCTTGCGTTTGGGAGAGCAGTGTCTCTGGTTTCACCGGAAAATCGGTCCCAGGTCTCGTACTGGCGAT